The following coding sequences lie in one Deltaproteobacteria bacterium genomic window:
- a CDS encoding DGQHR domain-containing protein, giving the protein MPRPTAVSIASPSSSPRSRAARRPRRSRSRCSGRSDGGPRMITVPAIRLHQFGVVLYQAMLGARDVDRLVRFEVLSYEGDAAHGARPGHGKRKAKPSRVNWELLERRIAASAEAYQRPVIRKKIGELVDYYHQCSEVGNLPAIPGAVLLVSDRRLEFTPTSSHRVLGVLQIPGDEGVLRALDGQHRLLALHQMITAGEAEDVQVPAVVFDRITPDQVVELFVTINAKHTKLNPSHLISLAGRRLYPDPELAASHDIIRALNEHGESPLHGEIKLFGVGRGRVAQAPLAEELKGIFTALDALGGRQSDRFRDAAQRFFLNYFKQIARVFPRAWAGRKYSIKTGTALRAFLRVVPDVLSAVRKNGGDVLDAHAIGRVVAPWGELVGDSRFETESEWRQKQAGGTRGTVEVLARELRAALRG; this is encoded by the coding sequence ATGCCGCGGCCGACCGCCGTCTCGATCGCCTCACCGTCAAGCTCGCCGAGATCGCGGGCGGCGAGGAGGCCGCGCCGCTCGAGGAGCCGCTGCTCCGGGCGCAGTGACGGAGGACCCAGGATGATCACCGTTCCGGCGATCCGCCTCCACCAGTTCGGCGTCGTGCTCTACCAGGCGATGCTCGGTGCGCGCGACGTCGACCGCCTGGTCCGCTTCGAGGTCCTGTCGTACGAGGGCGACGCCGCGCACGGGGCGAGGCCCGGACACGGCAAGCGCAAGGCGAAGCCGTCGCGCGTGAACTGGGAGCTGCTCGAGAGGCGGATCGCCGCCAGCGCCGAGGCCTATCAGCGCCCCGTGATCCGGAAGAAGATCGGCGAGCTGGTCGACTACTACCACCAGTGCTCCGAGGTCGGGAACCTGCCCGCCATCCCGGGGGCGGTGCTGCTCGTATCGGACCGCCGGCTCGAGTTCACGCCGACCAGCTCGCATCGCGTACTTGGCGTACTGCAGATCCCGGGAGACGAAGGGGTGCTGCGCGCGCTCGACGGCCAGCACCGGCTGCTCGCCCTCCACCAGATGATCACGGCGGGAGAGGCCGAGGACGTGCAGGTGCCCGCGGTCGTCTTCGACCGTATCACCCCCGACCAGGTGGTCGAGCTCTTCGTCACGATCAACGCCAAGCACACGAAGCTCAACCCCTCGCACCTGATCAGCCTCGCCGGCCGGCGCCTCTACCCCGACCCCGAGCTGGCGGCGAGCCACGACATCATCCGCGCGCTCAACGAGCACGGGGAGTCGCCGCTCCACGGCGAGATCAAGCTGTTCGGCGTCGGGCGCGGCCGCGTCGCGCAGGCGCCGCTCGCCGAGGAGCTGAAGGGCATCTTCACCGCGCTCGACGCGCTCGGCGGCCGGCAATCCGACCGCTTCCGCGATGCGGCGCAGCGCTTCTTCCTCAACTACTTCAAGCAGATCGCGCGCGTCTTCCCGCGCGCCTGGGCGGGCCGCAAGTACAGCATCAAGACCGGCACGGCGCTCAGAGCCTTCCTGCGCGTCGTGCCCGACGTGCTGAGCGCCGTGCGCAAGAACGGCGGCGACGTGCTCGATGCGCACGCCATCGGACGGGTGGTCGCGCCGTGGGGCGAGCTCGTCGGCGACAGCCGCTTCGAGACCGAGAGCGAGTGGCGCCAGAAGCAGGCGGGCGGCACGCGCGGCACGGTGGAGGTGCTGGCCCGCGAGCTGCGCGCGGCGCTCCGCGGCTAG
- a CDS encoding glutathione S-transferase family protein gives MRDEHLLYDLSDSPFCMKARICLHLKGVPYRTVTVTVGRRRELRRLNPLGQVPVLVHGAEVIADSSAIARWAEAHYPDPALIPTDPEARAYCRLVEEWADEALYFIVGAFKWLNPANRSAALANTVSEVASGALGPLVGWALVRRIRRRYAARGYTAAALGGLETRMRENLGVLAALLGDRPYLLGRSPTLADVAAFAQLSWMRRYAEARLLDGAPTVLDWLDRLAAVPPVAAALSA, from the coding sequence ATGCGCGACGAGCACCTGCTCTACGATCTCAGCGATTCGCCCTTCTGCATGAAGGCCCGCATCTGCCTCCACCTGAAGGGCGTGCCGTACCGCACGGTCACGGTGACCGTCGGGCGGCGCCGCGAGCTGCGCCGCCTGAACCCGCTCGGCCAGGTGCCGGTGCTGGTGCACGGGGCCGAGGTGATCGCCGACTCGAGCGCGATCGCCCGCTGGGCCGAGGCCCACTATCCCGACCCCGCCCTCATCCCGACCGATCCGGAGGCGCGCGCCTACTGTCGCCTCGTCGAGGAGTGGGCCGACGAGGCGCTCTACTTCATCGTCGGCGCCTTCAAGTGGCTGAACCCCGCGAACCGGAGCGCGGCGCTGGCGAACACGGTGAGCGAGGTCGCGAGCGGCGCGCTCGGGCCGCTGGTCGGCTGGGCGCTCGTCCGTCGCATCCGCCGGCGGTACGCGGCCCGGGGCTACACGGCGGCGGCGCTCGGGGGACTCGAGACGCGCATGCGGGAGAACCTCGGCGTGCTCGCGGCGCTGCTCGGCGACCGGCCCTATCTCCTCGGCCGCTCGCCGACGCTGGCCGACGTCGCCGCCTTCGCGCAGCTCAGCTGGATGCGGCGCTATGCGGAGGCCCGGCTTCTCGACGGTGCGCCCACCGTCCTCGACTGGCTCGACCGGCTGGCCGCAGTCCCGCCGGTGGCGGCCGCCCTTTCGGCTTGA
- a CDS encoding Rieske 2Fe-2S domain-containing protein produces MANFVKVADAGEITPGTGRCITVNGKEIALFNVGGVFHAIDNTCIHRGGPLGEGELDGAVVTCPWHGWQYDVTTGRNIMDESEGVERYDVKVDGGAVLVAV; encoded by the coding sequence ATGGCCAACTTCGTGAAGGTCGCCGACGCCGGCGAGATCACGCCGGGCACGGGCAGGTGCATCACCGTGAACGGCAAGGAGATCGCGCTGTTCAACGTCGGCGGCGTCTTCCACGCGATCGACAACACGTGTATCCACCGCGGCGGCCCGCTCGGCGAAGGCGAGCTCGACGGCGCCGTCGTCACCTGTCCCTGGCACGGCTGGCAGTACGACGTGACCACCGGCCGCAACATCATGGACGAGAGCGAGGGCGTGGAGCGCTACGACGTCAAGGTGGACGGCGGCGCCGTGCTCGTCGCGGTCTAG
- a CDS encoding aldo/keto reductase, with protein MHTRRLAGLEVSAIGLGCMGMSEFYGPTDEAEAIATLHRALDLGVTLLDTADMYGPYTNEELVGRAVRGRREQVVLATKCGIVRDPNDRSLRGLDGSPAYIRAACDGSLRRLGVDHVDLYQLHRADPKVPIEESVGAMADLVRAGKTHFIGLSEIGPETLRRAARVHPIATLQTEYSLLTRDVEAEVLPACRALGVGFLAYSPLGRGLLTGRYRSRADFAAGDFRLTNPRFAEGALEANVRLALAVADLARAKGCSPAQLALAWLLAQGEDIVPIPGTKSRTRLEENFGAVHVALTPADLARLDAAVPPGAAAGERYMPFARPRWE; from the coding sequence ATGCACACCCGACGGCTCGCCGGCCTCGAGGTGTCCGCCATCGGGCTCGGCTGCATGGGCATGAGCGAGTTCTACGGCCCCACGGACGAGGCCGAGGCGATCGCCACCCTCCACCGCGCCCTCGACCTCGGCGTGACGCTCCTCGACACGGCGGACATGTACGGGCCGTACACCAACGAGGAGCTCGTCGGGCGCGCCGTCCGCGGGCGGCGCGAGCAGGTGGTGCTCGCCACCAAGTGCGGCATCGTGCGCGACCCGAACGACCGCTCGCTGCGCGGCCTCGACGGCAGCCCGGCATACATCCGCGCCGCCTGCGACGGCAGCCTCCGCCGCCTCGGCGTCGACCACGTCGACCTCTACCAGCTCCATCGGGCCGATCCGAAGGTGCCGATCGAGGAGAGCGTCGGCGCGATGGCGGACCTCGTCCGCGCCGGCAAGACGCACTTCATCGGGCTCTCGGAGATCGGCCCCGAGACGCTCCGGCGCGCCGCGCGCGTGCACCCGATCGCGACGCTCCAGACGGAGTACTCGCTGCTCACGCGCGACGTCGAGGCGGAGGTGCTGCCCGCGTGCCGGGCGCTGGGCGTCGGGTTCCTCGCTTACAGCCCGCTCGGGCGCGGGCTGCTCACGGGCCGCTACCGCTCGCGCGCCGATTTCGCCGCGGGCGACTTCCGGCTGACGAACCCGCGCTTCGCCGAGGGCGCCCTCGAGGCGAACGTGCGGCTCGCACTCGCTGTCGCCGACCTGGCGCGCGCCAAGGGCTGCTCGCCCGCTCAGCTGGCGCTCGCGTGGCTCCTGGCGCAGGGCGAGGACATCGTGCCGATTCCCGGGACCAAGAGCCGCACGCGTCTGGAGGAGAACTTCGGCGCGGTCCATGTCGCGCTCACCCCGGCCGACCTCGCGCGGCTCGATGCCGCCGTGCCTCCAGGCGCTGCCGCGGGCGAACGCTACATGCCCTTCGCGCGCCCGCGCTGGGAGTGA
- the menB gene encoding 1,4-dihydroxy-2-naphthoyl-CoA synthase, with amino-acid sequence MAYEDILSETRDGVAWITINRPEVRNAFRALTVDELIRAFRAAWADRAVGVVVLTGAGDKAFSAGGDQRERGAGGYGGASGIGMDVHGLHGVIRAIPKPVVAMVNGFAIGGGHVLHVLCDLSIAADTAVFGQVGPRVGSVDPGFGTAYLARVVGEKKAREIWYLCRQYTAQEALAMGLVNAVVPAAALRAETERWCRELLEKSPTALRLAKQSFNADTEHLAGTTELGFTALELYYGTEEAEEGRKAFLEKRAPRFRKP; translated from the coding sequence ATGGCGTACGAGGACATCCTCTCCGAGACGCGCGACGGCGTCGCCTGGATCACCATCAACCGGCCCGAGGTGCGAAACGCCTTCCGCGCGCTCACCGTCGACGAGCTGATCCGCGCCTTCCGCGCCGCGTGGGCCGACCGCGCGGTCGGCGTCGTCGTCCTCACCGGCGCCGGCGACAAGGCGTTCTCGGCCGGCGGCGACCAGCGCGAGCGGGGCGCCGGGGGCTACGGGGGGGCGAGCGGCATCGGCATGGACGTGCACGGCCTCCACGGCGTGATCCGCGCCATCCCGAAGCCCGTGGTCGCGATGGTGAACGGCTTCGCGATCGGCGGCGGCCACGTGCTGCATGTCCTCTGCGACCTCTCGATCGCGGCCGACACGGCGGTCTTCGGGCAGGTGGGCCCGCGGGTCGGCAGCGTCGACCCGGGCTTCGGCACGGCGTACCTGGCGCGCGTCGTCGGCGAGAAGAAGGCGCGCGAGATCTGGTACCTCTGCCGGCAGTACACCGCGCAGGAAGCGCTGGCGATGGGGCTCGTCAACGCGGTCGTGCCGGCCGCGGCGCTGCGCGCCGAGACGGAGCGCTGGTGCCGCGAGCTCCTCGAGAAGAGCCCGACGGCGCTCCGGCTGGCGAAGCAGTCGTTCAACGCCGACACCGAGCACCTCGCCGGCACCACGGAGCTCGGCTTCACCGCCCTCGAGCTCTACTACGGAACGGAGGAGGCGGAGGAGGGCCGCAAGGCGTTCCTCGAGAAGCGGGCGCCGCGGTTCAGGAAGCCTTGA
- a CDS encoding aminomethyl transferase family protein: MLETALHAHPAARGAAQADDRGVVLPRHFGDAAREYRALRERAALVDLGFRTVVRAVGVDRVTFLQGMLTNDVAALRPGEGCPALLLTIQGRVVADVRVAATDETILLDVDVRFRDAFVEALERLVVADEVEFVPPEAPLALVGLEGPHAERLVGEQLAPYAHRQIEVADVPVRVVRASEVGGPGMVLHVAAERAPALWDALVARGAEPCGMEALEGRRVEVGVPRVGLDMDPTTLALEVPVESALSATKGCYLGQEVVARGTARGHVNRGLVGLVIDGPVPPGGAPLVRDGKEVGRLTTVAYSFGLDAPAALGFVRREHWEPGTELRVQHGHAVTLARVAALPLA; encoded by the coding sequence ATGCTCGAGACCGCGCTGCACGCGCACCCGGCGGCCCGCGGCGCCGCGCAGGCGGACGACCGCGGCGTTGTCCTCCCGCGCCACTTCGGCGACGCCGCGCGCGAGTACCGGGCGCTGCGTGAGAGGGCGGCGCTGGTCGACCTCGGCTTCCGCACGGTGGTGCGCGCCGTCGGCGTCGACCGGGTGACGTTCCTGCAGGGCATGCTGACGAACGACGTCGCCGCGCTGCGCCCGGGGGAGGGCTGCCCCGCGCTCCTGCTCACCATCCAGGGCCGCGTCGTTGCCGACGTGCGAGTCGCTGCCACGGACGAGACGATCCTCCTGGACGTCGACGTCCGTTTCCGAGACGCGTTCGTCGAGGCGCTCGAGCGGCTCGTCGTCGCCGACGAGGTCGAGTTCGTCCCACCCGAGGCGCCGCTGGCGCTCGTCGGCCTCGAGGGGCCGCACGCCGAGCGGCTCGTCGGGGAGCAGCTCGCCCCCTACGCGCACCGCCAGATCGAGGTCGCGGACGTCCCGGTCCGCGTGGTGCGGGCGAGCGAGGTCGGCGGGCCCGGCATGGTGCTCCACGTCGCGGCCGAGCGCGCGCCGGCGCTGTGGGACGCGCTCGTCGCGCGCGGCGCCGAGCCATGCGGGATGGAGGCGCTCGAAGGGCGGCGAGTGGAGGTCGGCGTGCCGCGCGTCGGGCTCGACATGGACCCGACCACGCTGGCGCTCGAGGTCCCGGTGGAGAGCGCGCTGAGCGCCACCAAGGGCTGCTACCTCGGCCAGGAGGTGGTCGCACGCGGGACGGCGCGCGGCCACGTGAACCGGGGGCTGGTCGGCCTCGTGATCGACGGTCCCGTACCGCCGGGCGGGGCGCCGCTCGTGCGCGACGGGAAGGAGGTCGGCCGGCTCACGACGGTAGCGTACTCCTTCGGTCTCGACGCACCGGCGGCGCTCGGGTTCGTGCGCCGCGAGCACTGGGAGCCGGGCACGGAGCTGCGGGTGCAGCACGGCCACGCGGTGACGCTCGCCCGGGTCGCCGCGCTGCCGCTCGCGTGA
- a CDS encoding enoyl-CoA hydratase/isomerase family protein produces MAGVRPFPTLRYAKRGAVAIITLDRPEKLNAYNVAMRDDLYEALGAADEDPDVRALVLGGRGRAFSTGGDVSEFGTAPSPLVARAVRWRRDVWGRLLGLRAATIAAVHGFAVGGGMEMALLCDFCLAADDARFALPETGLGMIPGVGGTQTLPRHAGVARALDLVLSGRWLDARGARDAGIALRVVPRRRLAVSALALARRLARLEPSLVAAARRAVRAAHDLTIADGIALEGRLGTALAIELTGRSMSEARR; encoded by the coding sequence GTGGCGGGCGTGAGACCCTTCCCGACGCTCCGGTACGCGAAGCGGGGCGCGGTCGCGATCATCACCCTCGATCGGCCCGAGAAGCTGAACGCCTACAACGTCGCCATGCGCGATGACCTGTACGAGGCCCTCGGCGCGGCGGACGAGGACCCCGACGTCCGCGCGCTCGTACTCGGCGGTCGCGGCCGCGCCTTCTCGACCGGCGGCGACGTGAGCGAGTTCGGGACGGCGCCCTCGCCGCTGGTGGCGCGGGCCGTTCGCTGGCGGCGCGACGTGTGGGGCCGGCTGCTCGGCCTGCGGGCCGCGACGATCGCCGCCGTCCACGGCTTCGCGGTCGGCGGCGGGATGGAGATGGCGCTCCTCTGCGACTTCTGTCTCGCCGCGGACGATGCGCGCTTCGCGTTGCCGGAGACGGGCCTCGGCATGATCCCCGGCGTGGGCGGCACGCAGACGCTGCCGCGGCATGCCGGGGTGGCGCGGGCGCTCGACCTCGTATTGAGCGGACGGTGGCTCGACGCGCGCGGCGCGCGCGACGCGGGGATCGCGCTGCGCGTCGTTCCGCGTCGGCGGCTGGCGGTGTCGGCGCTGGCGCTCGCGCGCCGGCTGGCGCGCCTCGAACCGTCGCTGGTCGCGGCCGCACGCCGCGCCGTGCGCGCCGCGCACGACCTGACCATCGCGGACGGCATCGCGCTCGAGGGCCGCCTTGGCACCGCGCTGGCCATTGAGTTGACCGGTCGTTCCATGTCAGAAGCCCGCCGATGA
- a CDS encoding long-chain fatty acid--CoA ligase: MNTLGFLAIPAEIVPEQEAVVSEGRRFTYAETLGRVRRLASALAHLGVGRGTRVAALHTNSHRYVEAYYAAAMLGAVFIPLNYRAKRPELEHMLRAGGAEVVLVGARYLEHLDALRGGLPELRTIIGLDGPSGRFPGYEELVAAAPEHPAEAEVEDDDVTILMYTSGTTALPKGVMLTFGDFTAYVTANVELADGTPRGAALLAVPLYHIAGATNMMTTLWTGRRLVLMPQFEPRSWLDLVERERITHAFLVPTMLKQLLDQPDLERRDLSSLEILSYGGAAMPFPVIRRAIERFPKSVGFVNAFGQTETTSTLTLLGPEDHRLEGTPAEVERRTRRLGSIGRPLPDVEVRVVDENGRALGPGEVGEIWVRTPRVMKGYAGAGGPPLRDDGWLPTRDMGWIDEDGYLYVAGRQDDMIIRGGENIAPAEVEAVLQSHPSVEEAAVVGVPDVEWGQRVVAFVVLRPGASLSPEALTDFCRERLASFKKPEVVRFVAELPKNPMGKILRKDLRAELGAA; encoded by the coding sequence ATGAACACGCTCGGCTTCCTCGCCATCCCGGCCGAGATCGTGCCGGAGCAGGAAGCGGTCGTGAGCGAGGGCCGGCGGTTCACGTACGCCGAGACGCTCGGGCGCGTGCGCCGGCTCGCCTCGGCGCTCGCGCATCTCGGCGTCGGGCGCGGCACGCGCGTCGCGGCCCTGCACACCAATTCCCACCGCTACGTCGAGGCGTACTACGCCGCCGCCATGCTGGGCGCCGTCTTCATCCCGCTCAACTACCGCGCCAAGCGCCCCGAGCTCGAGCACATGCTGCGGGCCGGCGGCGCCGAGGTGGTGCTGGTCGGCGCGCGCTACCTCGAGCACCTGGACGCGCTCCGCGGCGGCCTTCCCGAGCTGCGCACGATCATCGGGCTCGACGGCCCGAGCGGCCGCTTCCCGGGCTACGAGGAGCTCGTCGCCGCGGCCCCGGAGCACCCCGCGGAGGCCGAGGTCGAGGACGACGACGTGACCATCCTCATGTACACGAGCGGCACGACGGCGCTGCCGAAGGGCGTCATGCTCACCTTCGGCGACTTCACCGCCTACGTGACCGCAAACGTCGAGCTGGCCGACGGGACGCCGCGCGGGGCGGCGCTCCTCGCCGTGCCGCTCTACCACATCGCCGGCGCGACCAACATGATGACCACGCTGTGGACGGGCCGCCGCCTCGTCCTGATGCCGCAGTTCGAGCCGCGCTCCTGGCTCGACCTCGTCGAGCGGGAACGCATCACGCACGCGTTCCTCGTGCCCACCATGCTGAAGCAGCTCCTCGATCAGCCCGACCTCGAGCGCCGCGACCTCTCGAGCCTGGAGATCCTCTCCTACGGCGGCGCGGCCATGCCGTTCCCCGTGATTCGGCGTGCGATCGAGCGCTTCCCGAAGAGCGTCGGGTTCGTGAACGCCTTCGGCCAGACGGAGACCACCTCCACCCTCACGCTGCTCGGGCCGGAGGATCACCGGCTCGAGGGCACGCCGGCGGAGGTGGAGCGCCGGACGAGGCGCCTCGGCTCGATCGGCCGCCCGCTGCCCGACGTCGAGGTGCGGGTGGTCGACGAGAACGGCCGCGCGCTCGGGCCCGGCGAGGTGGGCGAGATCTGGGTGCGCACGCCGCGCGTGATGAAGGGCTACGCCGGCGCGGGGGGCCCGCCGCTCCGCGACGACGGATGGCTGCCGACCCGCGACATGGGCTGGATCGACGAGGACGGCTATCTCTACGTCGCCGGGCGCCAGGACGACATGATCATCCGGGGGGGAGAGAACATCGCGCCGGCGGAGGTGGAGGCCGTCCTGCAGTCGCATCCCTCGGTCGAGGAAGCCGCGGTCGTCGGCGTGCCGGACGTCGAATGGGGCCAGCGGGTGGTCGCCTTCGTGGTGCTGCGCCCGGGCGCGTCGCTGTCCCCGGAGGCGCTCACCGACTTCTGCCGCGAGCGCCTGGCGAGCTTCAAGAAGCCCGAGGTCGTCCGCTTCGTCGCCGAGCTGCCGAAGAACCCCATGGGAAAGATCCTCCGCAAGGACCTCCGCGCCGAGCTCGGGGCCGCGTGA
- the coaD gene encoding pantetheine-phosphate adenylyltransferase, with protein MNPIAVYPGSFDPITNGHVYIIRRSLQVFDKVIVAVAFNPQKDSAWFTPEERTEMIRDTFRSEGTRVVADAFSTLLVDYAASKGAGVIIRGLRAVADFEYEFQMTMMNRHLRPQVETIFMMTGESHFYTSSRLVKEVVSLGGNVAGLIPDAVLPRLVERAARFRTR; from the coding sequence ATGAACCCGATCGCCGTGTATCCGGGCTCCTTCGACCCGATCACCAATGGGCACGTCTACATCATCCGGAGAAGCCTTCAGGTGTTCGACAAGGTCATCGTCGCGGTCGCCTTCAATCCCCAGAAGGACTCCGCGTGGTTCACGCCCGAGGAGCGGACCGAGATGATCCGGGACACGTTCCGCAGCGAGGGCACACGTGTGGTCGCGGACGCCTTTTCCACCCTGCTGGTCGATTACGCGGCGTCGAAGGGCGCGGGCGTGATCATCCGCGGCCTGAGAGCCGTCGCGGACTTCGAGTACGAGTTCCAGATGACGATGATGAACCGCCACCTTCGCCCGCAGGTGGAGACGATCTTCATGATGACCGGCGAGTCGCACTTCTATACGAGCTCCCGCCTCGTCAAGGAGGTAGTGAGCCTCGGCGGCAACGTGGCGGGGCTCATTCCGGACGCGGTGCTGCCGCGGCTCGTCGAGCGCGCCGCGCGCTTCCGCACGCGATGA
- a CDS encoding NUDIX hydrolase, translating to MRDTHHPLPTVDVVIEVGDRIVLIRRRNPPPGWALPGGFVDAGECVEDAARREAREETALAVDLTDLLGVYSDPSRDARGPTISTVFVGRATGTPQAGDDAAGVGLFGEHDLPAPLAFDHAQILADYFSYRRTGARPKIS from the coding sequence ATGCGTGACACCCACCACCCGCTCCCCACCGTCGACGTCGTCATCGAGGTCGGCGACCGCATCGTGCTGATCCGGCGGCGGAACCCGCCGCCCGGGTGGGCGCTGCCCGGCGGCTTCGTCGACGCCGGCGAGTGCGTCGAGGACGCCGCGCGTCGGGAGGCGCGCGAAGAGACGGCGCTCGCGGTGGATCTGACCGATCTCCTCGGCGTCTATTCCGACCCGTCGCGCGACGCGCGCGGTCCGACCATCTCGACCGTCTTCGTGGGACGCGCCACCGGCACGCCGCAGGCGGGCGACGATGCCGCCGGGGTCGGCCTCTTCGGCGAGCACGACCTGCCCGCGCCGCTCGCCTTCGACCACGCGCAGATCCTGGCCGACTACTTCTCCTACCGGCGAACCGGCGCGAGGCCGAAGATCTCTTGA
- the groL gene encoding chaperonin GroEL yields MPAKVVHLHQRARAGILAGVNLLADAARVTLGPRGRNVMIQKAWGAPTVTKDGAAVVKEIDLEDKLENIGARMIREVAQKTADAAGDGTTTATVLARAIYREGLRLLASGFDAMELKRGIDAAVERVVEAVKAQAKPVKGRERIAQVGTVSSNGDAAIGAILAEAMDKVGQDGVITVEEGKGLETTLEVVEGLRFDRGYLSPYFVTNPDKMTVELETPLLLFYEKRIASMRDLLPLLERAAQSGKPLVVVAEEVEGEALATLVVNKLRGTLRGAAAKAPGFGDRRKAMLEDMAILTGGRLIAEELGAKLEHLTLADLGRAARVVMDKDNTTIVGGAGKKADIQARIKQLKTQIEETTSDYDREKLEERLAKMSGGVAVIKVGAATEVEMKEKKARVDDAMHATRAAVEEGIVPGGGVTLLRAQQAVDELRLEGERAEGAAIVRRALEEPLRQIAANAGHEPAVVGERVRAGKDDFGFNALTEAYEPLLAAGVIDPVKVVRTALQNAASVAGLLLTTEAAIAEKPEKKKGSPAPAAGEEDDEEY; encoded by the coding sequence ATGCCAGCGAAGGTCGTCCACCTCCACCAAAGGGCTCGCGCGGGCATCCTCGCCGGCGTCAACCTGCTCGCCGATGCGGCCCGCGTGACGCTCGGCCCCCGGGGCCGCAACGTGATGATCCAGAAGGCGTGGGGCGCGCCGACCGTCACCAAGGACGGCGCGGCGGTCGTCAAGGAGATCGATCTCGAGGACAAGCTCGAGAACATCGGCGCGCGCATGATTCGGGAGGTGGCGCAGAAGACCGCCGACGCGGCGGGGGACGGGACGACCACCGCCACGGTGCTGGCGCGGGCCATCTACCGCGAAGGGCTCCGGCTCCTGGCGTCGGGCTTCGACGCCATGGAGCTGAAGCGCGGGATCGACGCCGCGGTCGAACGGGTCGTCGAGGCCGTCAAGGCCCAGGCGAAGCCGGTGAAAGGTCGCGAGCGCATCGCGCAGGTCGGCACGGTGTCCTCGAACGGCGACGCGGCGATCGGCGCCATCCTCGCCGAGGCGATGGACAAGGTCGGGCAGGACGGCGTCATCACGGTCGAGGAGGGGAAGGGCCTCGAGACCACGCTCGAGGTGGTCGAGGGGCTGCGCTTCGACCGCGGCTACCTCTCACCGTACTTCGTGACCAACCCAGACAAGATGACGGTCGAGCTCGAGACGCCGCTCCTGCTCTTCTACGAGAAGCGGATCGCGAGCATGCGGGACCTCTTGCCGCTCCTCGAGCGAGCGGCGCAGAGCGGCAAGCCCCTCGTGGTGGTCGCCGAGGAGGTGGAGGGCGAGGCGCTCGCCACGCTCGTGGTCAACAAGCTGCGCGGCACGCTGCGCGGCGCGGCCGCCAAGGCGCCGGGCTTCGGCGACCGCCGCAAGGCCATGCTCGAGGACATGGCGATTCTCACCGGCGGACGGCTCATCGCCGAGGAGCTCGGCGCCAAGCTCGAGCACCTGACGCTCGCCGACCTCGGCCGCGCCGCACGCGTGGTCATGGACAAGGACAACACCACCATCGTCGGCGGCGCCGGGAAGAAGGCCGACATCCAGGCGCGGATCAAGCAGCTGAAGACGCAGATCGAGGAGACCACATCCGACTACGACCGCGAGAAGCTCGAGGAGCGGCTCGCCAAGATGTCGGGCGGAGTCGCCGTGATCAAGGTCGGCGCCGCCACCGAGGTGGAGATGAAGGAGAAGAAGGCACGCGTCGACGACGCCATGCATGCCACGCGTGCCGCCGTCGAGGAGGGCATCGTGCCGGGCGGCGGGGTCACGCTGCTGCGCGCGCAGCAGGCGGTCGACGAGCTCCGACTGGAGGGTGAGCGCGCGGAAGGCGCGGCCATCGTGCGGCGCGCGCTCGAGGAGCCGCTGCGACAGATCGCCGCCAACGCCGGCCACGAGCCGGCGGTGGTCGGCGAGAGGGTCCGCGCCGGCAAGGACGACTTCGGCTTCAACGCCCTCACCGAGGCGTACGAGCCCCTGCTCGCGGCGGGCGTCATCGACCCGGTCAAGGTCGTCCGGACGGCGCTGCAGAACGCCGCCAGCGTAGCGGGCCTGCTCCTCACCACGGAGGCCGCCATCGCCGAGAAGCCGGAAAAGAAGAAGGGTAGCCCGGCGCCGGCGGCGGGCGAGGAGGACGACGAGGAATACTAG
- a CDS encoding CarD family transcriptional regulator, with protein sequence MVGTFKVGEKVVYPAHGVGVIEGVQTKVISGSERKFYMLRIIDSDMTIMIPTENVNSVGLRRIIGKDMVAKVYKILRDKKVEIDQQTWNRRYREYTEKIKTGSVLEIAKVLRDLFVLKGDKELSFGERKMLDTARNLLVKELAIAKSHSEEKIMEELRGIFAN encoded by the coding sequence ATGGTCGGAACGTTCAAGGTTGGGGAGAAGGTCGTCTATCCCGCCCATGGGGTCGGGGTGATCGAGGGCGTTCAAACCAAGGTGATCTCCGGGAGCGAGCGCAAGTTCTACATGCTCCGCATCATCGACAGCGACATGACCATCATGATCCCCACCGAGAACGTCAACTCGGTCGGGCTGAGGCGTATCATCGGCAAGGACATGGTCGCCAAGGTCTACAAGATCCTGCGCGACAAGAAGGTGGAGATCGATCAGCAGACCTGGAACCGCCGTTATCGGGAATACACGGAGAAGATCAAGACCGGGAGCGTCCTGGAAATCGCCAAGGTGCTGCGCGACCTGTTCGTCCTGAAGGGCGACAAGGAGCTCTCCTTCGGCGAGCGCAAGATGCTCGACACGGCGCGGAACCTCCTCGTGAAGGAGCTCGCCATCGCCAAGTCGCACAGCGAGGAAAAGATCATGGAGGAGCTCCGGGGCATCTTCGCCAACTGA